gtagtgtggtcgagcagttaggctcatcagagggtagtgcaaagcatttgttgtacacacacaagcaatagaggaagcacacactcaatgacacgtgtaggcaccaaacatacaccctcagcggcactggggcagctgggtaCATGATGCAAACAAGACTTTGGGTTTCCAGTGATTCTCTATGATAGGATcttgggggtcactcagatgctgcaggcgaggtccagggggtcgacttgggcaaaccacaggctggacagggaggagggctccttgctgaacgtagctgcaccgGAGATCGGGTTCCGCAAGGCCAGGGGACTGCGGGTACAGTGGTCttttaggcgttggatatcttcatcTGGAGTTTTCACGGTCGGGGGgccttcgggattccctctgcaggcgtggtCGTGGAGAGGTCAATCCAAGGGtggcacttgctcggaatcgcctggggatcctctctagttggttgggccacttTGACATGGGCCGTGggggtcaggtgcagagtggtcaggactcatgcaCCCGGAGTAGTGCTGGGGTCCTTGGgtgtggtttcttcttggacagggcctctgtccacaggagttcttagtccctttgggtgcagggcagtcctctggagcttagcAGAGGCTTCTGGTCCCGCATGATGCgttgctgttcttgtgcaggttctttgaggctGGAGGCAGGCctgtagtgctggggccaagtcagttgtcatcttccttcttccttGCTGGGGGTTCAGCCTAGCAGTCCTTTTTTGTCAGGTCACCAAGAATttggtgagttgggttcagggaggcccttaaatcctggatttagggtcgtttcaggggtcagtagccaatggttagTGTCCctgcgggtggctacacccttcttgtgtccactccctttgggaaggggggcacaaacctaaccctgttggtcttgtcctccaaaccaagatggaggattctggagggagggggtcacctcagctctggacaccttaggggtgggcctAGCTGGGGTGGCCACtcatccctgttttccctaattttcctgctagacttgcaaccaaaagtggggctttgtctggggggtgggcaactccccccagctggagtgccctggggcgccgTAAAcctaggcttgagcctttgaggctcaccgccaggtgttacagttcctgcaggggtgaagcatctccacccaggacaggctttgtttctgtctcagagagcacaaaggctctcaccccatgtggtcagaaacttgtctgagagtGGCAGGCTGGGACAGACCGGTCAGtactacactagcagtttggctaacatccaggcgcatctctaagatgccctctgtgtgcatgtttttaataaatcccacattggcatctgtggggatttattgtgctgagaagtttgatgccaaactccccagtattcagtgtagccattatggagctgtggagttcgttttgacaaattcccagaccatatacttaatatggccacactgtatttgcaatgtctaagaatgtgcttagacactgtaggggcatattgctcatgcagctatgccctctcctgtggtacagtgcaccctgccttagggctgtaaggcctgctagaggggtaacttacctatgccacatgtagtggtttgtgggcatggcaccctgagaggggtgccatgttgactttgcctttttctccccaccaacacatacaagctGCAAAGgactgtacatgtgcttggtgaggggcccTCCAGGATAGCATGATACATGCTGCAactcttggggaccttccctggccacagggcccttggtaccatgggtaccttttacaagggactttactGTATGCCATGGGTGCGCCAATTGTAGaatcaaaggtacagttttggggaaagaacgctggtgctggggcctggttagcaggatcccagcacactttcaatcaaagttggcatcaacatggGGGGGCATGGCCGAGCCGTTGACCAAAACGGCTGCGCAGCTTTGAAGCTCCCGCGGATGCTCCAGAGAATCGAGCTGGAGAGCGCACCCGGGACCCAGGTCAAGCCCAATGTTGGAGACAGAGCGGTGAGGAGTCATGGTGatcgttagagcacagcatgttaagctctaattctgcctgtcAGGTTCGCCTTGAaggacattatccctcatacctgagaggcctgtggtttgcataagcagctgtagcgaagcgatcagcaatcagcatacagttggggtcatctggctgaaatatccctctaacatacatgggtcaaattagtgtttttataagaaaacatctgatgttccaagcaaggatccccacgtaagagtgtgtatgtttctgtgaactttGGAGACAAAGCTTACCACTTTTGCTGGCGATCTATCTTACTgctgccttgagaaaagcacagagtgaaagaaatgtcttgtttaagaacgtagtgctgacctaggcgaagaacataTATagctaagttaaagtgcacagtggcaggcctagtttgctaaaataatgtgtataaaactatagctaaaaatggCTGAGTGAGCAGATCCACCAGGATCCGCCGGTAATGGCTCCCTTCTCCTTCTCCCCCGTACCCAGAGCGACGCTGGAGGAGAGTCCAGCgtacccccctggacacttgctgcAATTGCCACGTGGTGGTGAGACCAAAAGCGTCCCTCTCTGCGGCCTCGGAGACGCCCATGGGGGCTGCCGCGGGCGTCTCCCGTTGTGTGGTGGCGCGGGCCTGGCTAGCCCCGGAAAGACCTACGGCAAAGTGGGTGGTGGGCCCCATGACCCCCCTCTCTTTGTTATTTAGTGGGGCGGCCGGCGGGGGTCACATGCCGACCTGTAGCACGCCCCACAATGCACTCTTTCCCTGGCCGAGTGCCCATCAGCCGGGGCATAAATCAGGGTCCTGAGCTCCTGCACTGTACGCACTAGCCGCATGAGAGACACAACACGATGGAGTAGCCCCCATTTGGTTGGGTGCTTGGAGCTGTCTGCCTGGTGACTTGGGTAGGATTTGTGGCACCGTGGCAGATACCTGGATCGCTTCCCTACGTGGCGTGGGGTTTCCCCCAACGATTCTGAGTGCACTACTAGACCAGCACTAGCTTGGGGTGGCTCTGGGGTGCCATGGGCCGCGGTGCCCCCAAGCAGCAGGAACTCGGATGATGTCCAGAGTGAACAGGTGTGAGATTAGACATTGAGTGCAGAGGAAATATTGACGGAACTGAGGGCAGGATTTTGCACTATTGACAATAGATTTGACTCGCTGACCACCAAGCTTGACAACATGAGTAGCAGGTTGGACAAGCACCAATCGTGCCCGGAGGGTTGAATCTCTGTCATTGAGGACAACACAGCGACGCTCAGAAAATGCCTTGCGAAGGTCGAGAGGCAGTTAAAGAAAGTGGCCATaaagaatgaggatttggaggccAGAGGGCCACGTATCAACTTGCGTATAGCTGGTATAGCGGATTCCACCAAATACTGGTCACTTAGATCTGTTTGTAGAGAACCTGCTTTTGGAATTACTGGAGTGCCAGATCTTCACCTCAACCTTTGCGGTGGAAAGGGCACTTCATACACTGGGCCCTaggcctcctcctggggcacctGCCCGTTTGATAATTGCCCACCTATTGAATTATAGAGACCGAGGAACTGCCCTCCGCCTCGCTAGGGAGAAAGGACCATTACAGTATCAGGTAGCAGTCGTATCCTGCTACTTAGATTTTACACCTACAGTGCAAGAAACCAGGTGGAAATTCTCTGAGGCCAAGGCAACGCTCTGTTATCTTGGAATacgctatggcagtggttcccaaactttttcgaccggcggctcccttcacctacattggccattgcccgcggctccccattatgttacttttttttccgggtgggcgatgtaagcccagcctcaggagtacttcaaATTTTCTCCCTGCAAATAATTGGGATGTAGACGATGAAGGTATTatcatattggtaacaaaataaaaatacaagttgtttactttttcttttattcagttaagtcagaaacaatacaatatcaagagccaaaaatgtttccacgaattagcaaccttttttgaacacatgtaagattaaccacacaacaaagttctgtagtaaatgttttttaattaacaagAAAAACCAGGGAGTCTGAATGTGAACAAAATAGAAAGGCCTATGTTTGGAAAATCCTAGTGAGATggatgtgcttgtttttctttacaaagctcCTCAAATCTTGGTGTTATTTTTTAGATCGCAACACGCATTTCTTTTTCAAGGTGAATTTTTGCCCTATATtttgactttatcactgcaacTGCTGAGAAACCAGCTTCACAAAGGTAGGAAGTAGCAAACGGGATCAAAACACGCAGGGCAATCTTGCTAATCACTGGGTATTCATCTTGAGTTTGGCACCAAAACTCAAGCAGTGACAGAGACTGGAATTGTACTTTCAATGTTGAGTCACTTGAAATGTCAATGAGCTGTTCTGCTTCCTCGTTATTGAAATGCTGAGGTATCTCAGCATTGAAGGGATCTCTCACCCATTTTATTGGCTCCACTTCATCCtctgggaaatatttctgaaggtaaaaatgcagttgtgacaaatacagaacaaaaactgtcctcagttcctcctttaatgccatctcattgtcttgcagaaacttgtccaatgaaggaaaacatttatagtcacctttgcttacactgcctttccaaaggatgacttttttcttaaaccctgaaactttgtctgagagctgcaagatgttagtattattaccttgcaaggacttgttcagtgtgttcagtttttcaaaaagatcCGAAAGAAAAGCCATTTGTATTAGAAAGTCTGCATCAATAAATTTGTCAGCAAACCAATGTTCATCATCGTGTAGATATGAGTATATTTCATTCCTAAGCTCATACACCCTAAGCAGGGAGTTACCGAGAGACAGCCATCGAGAACTGCTGTAGAACAAGAGGCATGAGTGTTCGGCACCCATGTCTTCACACAGCTTAGCAAAAAATCTTGCTttcattggtcttgttttaataaaatgtatcactttggtgactattttcagaatattatgcagttcttcactgaggtttcctgctgctagtgcttctctgtGTATTATACAGTGTGTCCAAATAGCATTAGGTGATTTAGACCGTATGCGAGCTTGAAGTCCTTGGTAGCATCCAGCCATTGAACGACCCCCGtctgtacaaactccaacacatctcTCCCAGTCAATCTGATTCTGTACCATAAAATCATCCACAACCGCAAACAAATCTTGACCGgtagttccacctttcatttccttacagaacaacaaatcctcaactatttttttttcattaacaaaCCTGACATAGCAAATAAGATGGGTGTCTTTTTGGTTGTCTGTTGCCTTGTCCAGTTGGAGTGCAAAGTCTTTGCCTTTTAAGTTACAGATGATGTGATCGTTAATATCGTCAGCCATAACGTTTATCCTCCGGCTGATAGTATTATTAGAAAGAGGCACTTTGAGCAGCTGTTTACCAGCATCTTCGCAAAGCATGATGGTTACCATATCAACAGCAGCAGGCAAAATCAgctcttctgcaattgtgtgtgGTTTTTTACACTGTGCAACACGATAGGCCACTTTATAAGAAGACAAGAGGGCGTTACTGTTAACTTTGGCTTGTTTTGAGAAAGTGGTCTTTTGTAACTTGGCTTCtgttagttttctttggaaaaattccctTGGCTTTCCAACCACATTTGGGTGAAGACTTTCAAGATGACGCTTTAGTTTACTTGGAAGCATGGATTCTAAAGCCAAAACTTTTAAAAAGATTACACATTGAGGACGCTCCTCATTATTAACCTGTACACATGTGAAACCATAATCTAGATACCTGTCATC
This portion of the Pleurodeles waltl isolate 20211129_DDA chromosome 12, aPleWal1.hap1.20221129, whole genome shotgun sequence genome encodes:
- the LOC138267169 gene encoding protein FAM200B-like; protein product: MKRFLIPSSSSSEQSEVSGSSEKKEDGKRKTKYRKYDDRYLDYGFTCVQVNNEERPQCVIFLKVLALESMLPSKLKRHLESLHPNVVGKPREFFQRKLTEAKLQKTTFSKQAKVNSNALLSSYKVAYRVAQCKKPHTIAEELILPAAVDMVTIMLCEDAGKQLLKVPLSNNTISRRINVMADDINDHIICNLKGKDFALQLDKATDNQKDTHLICYVRFVNEKKIVEDLLFCKEMKGGTTGQDLFAVVDDFMVQNQIDWERCVGVCTDGGRSMAGCYQGLQARIRSKSPNAIWTHCIIHREALAAGNLSEELHNILKIVTKVIHFIKTRPMKARFFAKLCEDMGAEHSCLLFYSSSRWLSLGNSLLRVYELRNEIYSYLHDDEHWFADKFIDADFLIQMAFLSDLFEKLNTLNKSLQDDDEDGYSQDEGMFGVANSPSQLNVKCQDLDDDEDDQY